A stretch of Flavobacteriales bacterium DNA encodes these proteins:
- a CDS encoding PAS domain S-box protein, whose translation MKEVISEKSIDQNARLDHLNAIYEKSPIGIIFSDYNGVILNANPRFEEILGYNTIDLNNTSVLDITFEDDVETCSNHLEILRKGRTDSFEVEKRFITKSGEIVTCITQVVAHHDPKYGDPFLTIMISDISDRKKNEQRSLSVIEATTSIIWTTGRFGEICSEQLSWGNFTGQSWEEHKEFGWVDKIFIDDREQFLDDWKNAYRKCINFESSGKIWHDKSLTWHDFEVKGIPLLDDYGKIREWVGVITDITIRVEATKKLEAQAQELQQLNYITSHNLKSPISNIEGLINMFDKEALSDRNLRVFELMSKATQGMKTSMERLSEAVAAKNSFFMLSECISIKESYEEATKGLAFIIEDSKAKISTNFEATDSIVFPSLHLVSILQNMISNALKYAHPDRPPEISLTTELSNEYVTVSISDNGLGMDLKLIEGKLFGLYQRYHTEQEGTGVGLYLVKATLENYGGKIEV comes from the coding sequence TTGAAAGAAGTCATCTCAGAAAAAAGTATCGATCAAAATGCTAGACTAGATCATCTCAATGCTATTTATGAAAAATCGCCAATTGGAATTATATTCTCTGACTACAATGGTGTAATTCTTAACGCAAACCCTAGGTTCGAGGAAATATTAGGGTACAATACCATCGACTTAAATAACACCTCCGTTTTAGATATTACTTTCGAAGATGACGTTGAAACATGTAGTAATCATCTTGAAATACTTAGAAAAGGCAGAACTGATTCGTTCGAAGTTGAAAAACGATTCATTACAAAATCGGGAGAGATAGTCACTTGTATTACACAAGTGGTAGCACACCATGACCCAAAATACGGTGATCCTTTTCTGACAATAATGATATCGGATATTTCTGACAGAAAAAAAAATGAGCAAAGAAGTTTATCCGTTATTGAAGCGACTACCTCTATTATTTGGACGACTGGGCGTTTCGGCGAGATATGTTCCGAACAGTTATCATGGGGGAATTTCACTGGTCAATCATGGGAAGAGCACAAAGAATTTGGATGGGTAGATAAAATTTTTATTGACGATAGAGAGCAATTTTTAGATGATTGGAAGAATGCATATAGGAAATGCATAAACTTCGAAAGTTCTGGTAAAATCTGGCACGATAAATCCCTAACCTGGCATGACTTTGAGGTTAAAGGCATCCCTCTCCTTGATGATTATGGAAAAATCAGAGAGTGGGTTGGTGTAATTACAGACATTACGATCCGTGTTGAAGCAACAAAAAAACTTGAAGCACAAGCGCAAGAATTACAACAGTTAAATTACATAACCTCGCATAACCTCAAATCTCCTATTTCGAATATTGAAGGGTTAATTAATATGTTTGATAAAGAAGCACTGTCGGATAGAAACTTGAGAGTTTTTGAATTAATGAGCAAGGCTACTCAAGGAATGAAAACTTCTATGGAACGATTAAGTGAAGCCGTTGCTGCAAAAAATAGTTTTTTCATGCTTAGCGAATGTATCTCTATAAAAGAATCTTATGAAGAAGCTACTAAAGGTCTCGCTTTTATTATTGAGGATAGTAAAGCGAAAATATCCACAAACTTCGAGGCCACCGATTCCATCGTATTTCCTTCTCTCCATTTAGTAAGTATACTTCAGAATATGATTTCAAATGCGTTAAAATATGCACATCCTGATCGACCTCCTGAAATCTCTTTAACTACAGAATTATCCAACGAGTATGTTACAGTTTCTATTTCGGACAATGGTTTGGGAATGGATTTAAAACTAATTGAAGGAAAGCTATTTGGTCTCTATCAAAGATACCATACAGAGCAAGAAGGCACAGGTGTCGGATTGTACTTGGTTAAAGCTACTCTTGAAAATTACGGAGGAAAAATAGAAGTAGA
- a CDS encoding FAD-binding protein, translating into MSEIYDINLSPEEAFDEAKFKVAVFRKLSIKESSNLIIRPLRRSIDARGRQILVKFKLELIEPDKESSLISHSIDYQNVGDKQAVIIVGAGPAGLFAGIRLIELGLKPIIFERGKDVQARRRDIAAINKKHIVNPESNYCFGEGGAGTYSDGKLYTRSKKRGNVRRVLEVLVAHGANEEILFDAHPHIGTNKLPVLVSKLRESILKAGGEIYFDTKVIDFVLEKNEMKGVVTEDGTKHRGASVILATGHSAHDIYHLLHKREILIESKPFAIGVRVEHKQDLIDEIQYHCKKDRGEFLPASSYSLVQQVSVNGTKRGVFSFCMCPGGCIVPAATNTGEIVVNGMSPSRRDSKFANSGMVMSVDANDFKEFVQYGPLAGLYFQNAIEQKACKAAGGNQTAPAQRLVDFVENKLSSSLLDTSYQPGLKSVRMEDVLPGFLIDGLRQGFESFGKKMRGYLTNDAQIVGVESRTSSPVRIPRNKESLEHVATKRLFPCAEGAGYAGGIVSAAMDGERCAEAVYNKYFSV; encoded by the coding sequence TTGAGTGAAATTTACGACATAAACCTATCGCCTGAAGAGGCATTCGATGAAGCTAAATTCAAAGTAGCTGTATTCCGAAAACTTTCAATTAAGGAATCGAGCAATTTGATTATTAGACCTCTACGTCGGTCTATTGATGCACGAGGAAGACAGATACTTGTGAAATTTAAATTGGAGTTGATCGAGCCGGATAAGGAATCCTCTTTAATCTCTCATTCAATCGACTATCAAAATGTTGGCGATAAGCAGGCGGTAATAATTGTTGGTGCTGGTCCAGCTGGGTTATTTGCTGGGATTAGATTGATTGAACTTGGATTAAAACCGATAATTTTTGAGCGAGGAAAAGATGTTCAGGCTAGAAGAAGGGATATTGCTGCAATCAATAAAAAGCACATTGTAAATCCCGAATCGAATTATTGTTTTGGAGAGGGAGGAGCTGGAACGTACTCTGATGGTAAATTATATACTCGTTCTAAAAAGCGAGGAAATGTGAGGAGGGTATTAGAGGTACTTGTTGCACATGGAGCGAATGAAGAAATATTATTTGACGCTCATCCACATATTGGTACGAATAAACTTCCCGTTTTAGTGTCTAAACTCAGAGAAAGCATCCTGAAGGCAGGAGGGGAGATCTACTTTGATACTAAGGTAATTGATTTTGTCTTGGAGAAAAATGAGATGAAAGGAGTGGTGACCGAGGATGGTACCAAACACCGAGGTGCCTCAGTTATTTTAGCGACAGGGCATTCCGCACACGATATTTATCACTTACTACACAAAAGAGAAATTCTAATAGAATCTAAACCTTTTGCGATAGGAGTGAGGGTGGAGCATAAACAAGACCTGATTGATGAAATTCAATACCATTGTAAAAAAGATAGAGGAGAGTTTTTGCCTGCGAGTTCATATTCATTGGTTCAACAAGTTAGTGTGAATGGTACAAAGCGGGGAGTATTTTCTTTTTGCATGTGCCCTGGAGGGTGCATTGTACCTGCAGCTACTAATACAGGAGAAATAGTTGTAAATGGAATGAGTCCTTCGCGTAGAGATTCGAAGTTTGCTAATTCAGGAATGGTGATGTCTGTCGACGCCAATGACTTTAAAGAGTTTGTCCAATATGGACCTTTAGCTGGATTGTATTTTCAGAATGCGATAGAACAAAAAGCTTGTAAGGCCGCCGGTGGAAACCAAACAGCTCCTGCTCAACGATTAGTTGATTTTGTTGAGAATAAATTGTCTTCATCTTTATTAGATACTTCTTATCAACCCGGATTAAAGTCGGTTAGAATGGAAGATGTATTACCCGGGTTCCTAATAGATGGGTTGCGACAAGGGTTTGAGAGTTTTGGGAAGAAGATGCGAGGCTATCTTACGAACGACGCACAGATAGTTGGAGTTGAAAGCAGAACTTCTTCTCCGGTTAGAATTCCTCGTAACAAAGAGAGCCTAGAGCATGTAGCGACAAAAAGATTATTTCCATGTGCAGAAGGAGCTGGTTATGCTGGTGGAATTGTATCAGCGGCAATGGATGGAGAGCGATGTGCCGAAGCGGTATACAATAAATATTTTTCAGTTTGA
- a CDS encoding phytanoyl-CoA dioxygenase family protein, with amino-acid sequence MVLKETFKRLISDNKHSSESLNIEDKRILAKLNSDGLVVIENYYSKEKCDQIMSFIDTLIQNHDEYLIKDELESDLRLFGADKLNPIVNEYKNDPFIKRIGEAVLNGGAKSHYVLAQKTKFIDGNLGSGAGWHRDLYEKNMFKSILYLSDVDNETGPFQYVSGTHKLSSVFQGIIKFNQKLSCRLENEEIERYYKLPQNKLETIQGKAGTLILANTTAIHRGKPLNKGLRYSITNYFFYDYDKETSDQNYGERVLIP; translated from the coding sequence ATGGTGCTTAAAGAAACTTTTAAACGCCTTATTAGCGATAATAAACATTCCTCTGAATCTTTAAATATTGAAGATAAAAGAATATTAGCCAAACTCAATTCAGATGGGTTAGTGGTAATCGAAAATTATTATTCGAAAGAAAAATGTGATCAAATAATGTCTTTCATAGACACTTTGATTCAAAATCACGACGAATACCTAATTAAAGATGAATTAGAATCGGACTTGCGGTTATTTGGAGCAGATAAGCTAAATCCAATTGTTAACGAATATAAGAACGATCCTTTTATTAAAAGAATAGGAGAAGCTGTATTGAATGGAGGTGCCAAATCACACTATGTGCTCGCTCAGAAAACTAAATTCATAGATGGCAATCTGGGTTCTGGCGCTGGATGGCATAGAGATTTATATGAAAAGAATATGTTTAAATCCATTCTCTATTTATCCGATGTGGATAATGAAACGGGACCGTTTCAATACGTATCAGGAACTCATAAACTCAGTTCTGTTTTTCAAGGAATTATCAAATTCAATCAAAAATTATCTTGCAGATTAGAAAATGAAGAGATTGAGAGGTACTATAAATTACCTCAAAACAAACTAGAAACGATTCAAGGAAAAGCTGGTACTTTAATTTTAGCAAACACAACGGCGATACACCGTGGGAAACCACTAAATAAAGGATTAAGATATAGCATTACGAACTACTTCTTTTACGATTACGATAAAGAAACTAGCGACCAGAACTATGGCGAACGCGTATTGATTCCTTAA